In Carnobacterium alterfunditum DSM 5972, the sequence CCATTAGCTACGGCACGTCTTAGATATTTACTAATTAATTTTATTCCTTGAATCGCTTGGGCGTCTGTAATTGGATTTCTATTTACTGATACATACGATTCTACACAGTGTGTTAAGGCATCCATACCTGTGGCAGCAGTTAAGGCTGTCGGAATATCCAACATCAGCATTGGATCATTAAAGGAAACTAATGGGACGTTTCTCCAAGAAACAACAACAAATTTCAAATGAGTTTCTTCATTGGTTATAACCGCATGTCGTGTAATTTCTGAGGCCGTTCCAGCTGTTGTATTTACAGCCATTAGCGGTGGCAAAGGATTTTCTAATGTTTCAATTCCGGCAAGGGCTGGTAGGTTATCACCATTTGATAAAACAATACCAATTCCTTTTCCACAATCATGAGATGATCCACCACCTATCGTAATGATTGAATCACAATGATTATCCATATATAATTTTTTACCTTCTTTAACATTCCTTATTTTCGGGTTTGGTTCTACACCATCAAAAATAACGTATGCAATATCAGCTTTCAGTAAAGAACTTTCTGCTTGTTTAACTGGCCCGTTATCTAAGTTTCTTAAGAAAGCATCTGTTACAATCAATACTTTTTTCATATTCAACATTTTTGCTCTTTCTCCGACCTTTTCAACTACACCAGGACCAAAGAAATTTACATTAGGCATCATGAAATCATAGTTTTCTTTTTTCATATCGATCCCTCAATTCTATATATTTTCACTTATAAACGTGTTTTTTTTAATAGTCACTTTTTAAATTTATCGATTTATGTTGGATAATCCGAGTTCTAATCATTCTTTGAATTAAGTTAGGTTGGCTTACGATTATCCTGATAACATTAATATCCATTCTTTAATCTATATTTTTCAAATTTATTATTTTTTTGCCTTGCGCTTTTTGTAATCGCGTCCGAGTGCATCAGCTGCAATAATAGCTTGAGCGACACTTTCAGACGTCACTTTGAAAGTCATAGCATGGATAAATTCTTCAGTAATACAAGCCTTTTCTGCAACTTTAATAATTTATTCATAGTTTACTTCTTCTACATCTAAGTTTGCTAAAGAAATAGGCAAGCCAACAGATAAACAGAAATCTAATAATTTTTCGACTTCTTTTGTAGGTGCGTCTTCAAGGATCAGTTGGACAAACGTTGTAAAAGCTACTTGCTCTCTATGAAAGTAATTGTGAGGGCCTATTAAAACAGTTAGACCATTATAGATGGCATGGGCTGCAGCTAATCCACTCGTCTCAAAACCAAGTCCAGATAATAATATATTCGCTTCAATAATAGTTTCTAAAGCAAGTGTAACAACATTGTTATTACACTTGCTTTGCATTATAACCACTTTTAAGAACTGTTTCGTAATAAAATCTAGCTAATGTAAATAGAAACGATTGTACCTTTAGCAGGTTCGGTATCTCCTGAATAGAAGTCATTTAAAAAGATAACATTTACATTCGGATTCGAATGACGTGTTTGTTGCATGTGCTTCATAATAAGTAGCTAAAAAATGTCCGGAACGGGAGATTAAGAATCAAGTTGGAGCTTGCGCAATTACAGTAATATCCATCAGAACTACACTAGTATTTCAGATAAAGTAATCGCAATCATAAAAATGATGATCTGTGGTATACGATACGGCAGAATGACTATTCGGTGCATCAGTAGCTTTAATTGTTGGATAAACAATTAAAGTGTGACCAGTAGCAACTGTTTTAGAGGTATCAATGGCTTTTCCTCCATCCAAACCAACGATGACATCTGTTCCTTTTTCTTTTGCTATTTTTTTAAGTCGTTCGACTTCTTCGTGTGTTTCTTCTCCACCAAAGTCTGCCAGATACAATGTAATATCAAAACGTTTAGATGTTTGATCTAACTTATCTTGAAATTGGTTGATTTTTGAAATAAAAACTGCAGAATTTTATTTAGCAAGATTTGCTTTTTTTAGTTGAGATTTCACACTTAGTTTCATTAAAGTAACCATGGATATTGCACTTACAACACTTCCAACCCCTAAGGCTAACACAAATAATAATGGGTTAGTAATAGCGTTTGGTATAAGCACTAAGAACAAGCCACCATGAGGCGCTGTAACACCAATATTGAATGCTAAAGAAATAACAGAGCCTACAAAACCCCCTAACATAAATGATGGAATTGCTTGTTTAGGATAAGCAATTGCAAATGGGAGTGCTCCTTCAGTAATAAAACTCATACCTAATAATGTAGCAGTTTTTCCTGCTTCTTGTTGGTCTTCTTTAAACATATTTGGACGTACCATTGTTGCAATTCCCATACTGAGTGGCGGAATCATTCCAATAATCATAACAGCTGCCATAGGAGAATAAATTTGGCTAGAAAGTAAGGATACCGCAAACGCATAAACCATTTTAGAAATTGGACCACCTAAATCAAAATAAAAAATGCTAAAAGCAAGCGAAAGAGCGACAATACCTGCGTTATTTGTAGAAAGAGTAGTTAAAAATCCTGCAACCGTGCCCTGGATTGCGACTACTGGGGTTGCTATTACATATATTAAAAATAACCCTACAATTATAGTAGTAACTACTGGTATAACTACAATATTTTTAAGTCCACGGATTGATTCTGGGAATTTAACTTTTTTATTAATGAAAAGAGCGACATAACCTGCTAAATAACCAGCAAGAATTGCCCCTACGAAACCAGATCCTGTATTATGAGCAATAAATCCACCAATAATACCTGGAGCAAAACCAGATTTATCAGCAATATCATAAGATATAAAACCAGCAAGAACTGGGAACATAAGTGCCATAGCCGAATTTGAACCAATTTCATACAAAGCCCAAGCTAAACTGCCTTCATTTTCAAATGCAGTAATACCAAATGCAAATGATAATGCTATAGCAAGTCCACCAGCAACGACAATTGGAATCATATACGAAACACCAGCTAATAAGTGTTGATAGACACCTTTAGCACTCTTTCTTTCTGACTGAACCTCTTCACCTTGAACTCCTGTTTTTATATATGTTGATTTTTTATTTAAAGCATCAAGTAAGACATTTTTACCTTCTTTAATAGCTTTACCAGGTGAAACTTTTAATATATCTTTCCCAGCAAAACGCGTTTCATTAATTCCTTTCTCAATAGCGAGAACCACAACGTCAGCCTCTTCAATTTGTTCAAAAGTCAATGCATCCTCAACTCCAGCTGCTCCCTGTTTTTCAATGAAAATATCTATGTTTAATTCTCTGGCAGCTTGATCAAGTGCTTTTTCAGCCATGTAAGTGTGCGCTATTCCAGTTGTACAAGCAGTAACAGCCACTACTTTTTTACCTTCGTTGGATTCCATTTTATTTTTACTTTCCTTAATTGAATATTCATTATCTTGTTCATCGCTGTAATTACTAATTAGAGTCATAATGTCTTCTTTGTTTTTGATATTACTCATACTTTTTTTGAACTCATCTTCCATCAACAGTGTTGCAATTTTGCTGAGTATTTTTACGTGATCAGAAGAAGTAGAACTCGGAACAGCAATAAAGAAAAACTTATCTGCACTATTCCCTTCCAAAGACTCATATACAATAGGTTTTTTAGTTCTGATGTAAAGAACGCTGGCTGCCTTAACTGAGTCATCTTGTCCATGAGGAATAGCCCAATTATCACCCATCCCTGTAGGAGATAACTCTTCTCGATTTAAAAGTGCCTTCACAAATTTTTCTTTATTTGAAACTAGATTTAAATCGTAAAGTTGATTCGCAGCAAATTTAAACAAATCTGTTTTTGTCTCAACATCAACATCTAAGAAAATTTTTTTATTATTGATAACTTGGTTTATATTCATTTTGTATCACCTTTTCTTTTATAGTTATAGGCTGTGTTTCAAAAACTTTATAATAATGTTTTAAGCATTTTCTCATACCACGCATAGATTGTTCTCGGACATCAAAAATATTTTTTGTTTCATTTATATTTATTTCTTCATAAGCTGAATTTACAATATCTGTAAAAATATTTGTTTTGCTAATACCATTTTTAGCACATTTATTCAAATTATAATCACCTGAAGATGAACCCCCATGTAATACAAGAGGAGTATCAATGGATTTAGATATTTCTTTTAACACGTCAAATTTTATCTCAGGCTTTCCTTCGTATATACCATGCGCAGTTCCTATAGAAATAGCGAGAGAATCAACCCCGGTTAAATTAATGAATTCTGTTGCTTCTTCAAGAGTTGTGTAAAGAGAATCAGTATGCTCGTGATTTTCATAATTAACGCCGGACCCAACATGGCCTATCTCAGCTTCAACTACAACTCCTTTATTGTGAGCATATTTGATAATTTCTCTAGTTCTATCAACATTTACCTTAAATGATTCAGATGATGCATCGATCATTACCGAAGTAAATCCTAAGTCTACTGCTTCTTTTATTACATTTAGAGTCATTCCATGATCTAAATGAAGAGCTACAGGTACACTAGCTTCTTCAGCAACAACTTTTCCTATAGCAGCAGCTTCTTTCAATGTCAAAAGGTCTAAATGTACTTCTGCAAAACTCAATATTAAAGGTAAATTTAATTCCTCCGCAGTCTGAACATAAGCTTGCGCACTGTGAGAATCATAAAAGTCTGGAGCTGGGATAGAGAAATTTTCTTTTTGAGCGATTTCAAACATTTCTTTGGTAGTAACTAACATAGTTATTCCTCCTAATATATTATTAAATTTATTTGTTTAAG encodes:
- a CDS encoding iron-containing alcohol dehydrogenase produces the protein MKKENYDFMMPNVNFFGPGVVEKVGERAKMLNMKKVLIVTDAFLRNLDNGPVKQAESSLLKADIAYVIFDGVEPNPKIRNVKEGKKLYMDNHCDSIITIGGGSSHDCGKGIGIVLSNGDNLPALAGIETLENPLPPLMAVNTTAGTASEITRHAVITNEETHLKFVVVSWRNVPLVSFNDPMLMLDIPTALTAATGMDALTHCVESYVSVNRNPITDAQAIQGIKLISKYLRRAVANGHDVEARTNMAYASILAGMAFNNADLGYVHAMAHQLGGQYDAPHGVCCAVLMPTVEKWNIISNPERFSDIAELLGENIAGLSVREAADKAIEAMILISEDVGIPTNIKSLGALPEDFDMMAENALKDGNAFSNPRVGRKEDIIKLYQQAYDA
- a CDS encoding iron-containing alcohol dehydrogenase; this translates as MQSKCNNNVVTLALETIIEANILLSGLGFETSGLAAAHAIYNGLTVLIGPHNYFHREQVAFTTFVQLILEDAPTKEVEKLLDFCLSVGLPISLANLDVEEVNYE
- a CDS encoding iron-containing alcohol dehydrogenase, translated to MSKINQFQDKLDQTSKRFDITLYLADFGGEETHEEVERLKKIAKEKGTDVIVGLDGGKAIDTSKTVATGHTLIVYPTIKATDAPNSHSAVSYTTDHHFYDCDYFI
- a CDS encoding PTS fructose transporter subunit IIABC codes for the protein MNINQVINNKKIFLDVDVETKTDLFKFAANQLYDLNLVSNKEKFVKALLNREELSPTGMGDNWAIPHGQDDSVKAASVLYIRTKKPIVYESLEGNSADKFFFIAVPSSTSSDHVKILSKIATLLMEDEFKKSMSNIKNKEDIMTLISNYSDEQDNEYSIKESKNKMESNEGKKVVAVTACTTGIAHTYMAEKALDQAARELNIDIFIEKQGAAGVEDALTFEQIEEADVVVLAIEKGINETRFAGKDILKVSPGKAIKEGKNVLLDALNKKSTYIKTGVQGEEVQSERKSAKGVYQHLLAGVSYMIPIVVAGGLAIALSFAFGITAFENEGSLAWALYEIGSNSAMALMFPVLAGFISYDIADKSGFAPGIIGGFIAHNTGSGFVGAILAGYLAGYVALFINKKVKFPESIRGLKNIVVIPVVTTIIVGLFLIYVIATPVVAIQGTVAGFLTTLSTNNAGIVALSLAFSIFYFDLGGPISKMVYAFAVSLLSSQIYSPMAAVMIIGMIPPLSMGIATMVRPNMFKEDQQEAGKTATLLGMSFITEGALPFAIAYPKQAIPSFMLGGFVGSVISLAFNIGVTAPHGGLFLVLIPNAITNPLLFVLALGVGSVVSAISMVTLMKLSVKSQLKKANLAK
- a CDS encoding class II fructose-bisphosphate aldolase, which translates into the protein MLVTTKEMFEIAQKENFSIPAPDFYDSHSAQAYVQTAEELNLPLILSFAEVHLDLLTLKEAAAIGKVVAEEASVPVALHLDHGMTLNVIKEAVDLGFTSVMIDASSESFKVNVDRTREIIKYAHNKGVVVEAEIGHVGSGVNYENHEHTDSLYTTLEEATEFINLTGVDSLAISIGTAHGIYEGKPEIKFDVLKEISKSIDTPLVLHGGSSSGDYNLNKCAKNGISKTNIFTDIVNSAYEEININETKNIFDVREQSMRGMRKCLKHYYKVFETQPITIKEKVIQNEYKPSYQ